From Salinirubellus salinus, the proteins below share one genomic window:
- a CDS encoding zinc-dependent alcohol dehydrogenase family protein, whose amino-acid sequence MRAAVYHAPGDIRVEEVPKPELESPTDAIVRVTHTAVCGSDLWFYRGQSDRESPSRVGHEPMGVVEAVGDAVRSVEPGDRVFAPFVVSCGQCEFCRKGLHTSCVDGDSWSGENGGAQGEYVRAPHADGTLVRMPDRYADDEDVLRSILPLTDVMGTGHHAAVSAGVEAGSTCVVVGDGAVGLCGVAAARRLGAERIVAAGHHEDRLEMAEAMGATDTVSARGEDAIEEIRDLTNGGANHVLECVGAASSMETAVEVARPGGTVGYVGVPHGLDGGLDLYDFFGKNVSLAGGVAPVRAYADDLLADVLQGTLDPSPVFTKTVDLDGVPEGYAAMDEREAVKVLVEVDA is encoded by the coding sequence ATGCGCGCTGCCGTCTACCACGCTCCCGGCGACATCCGTGTCGAGGAGGTCCCGAAGCCCGAACTCGAATCCCCGACGGACGCCATCGTCCGCGTGACCCACACCGCCGTCTGCGGGTCGGACCTCTGGTTCTACCGCGGGCAGAGCGACCGCGAGTCGCCCTCGCGGGTCGGCCACGAACCGATGGGCGTCGTCGAGGCGGTGGGCGACGCCGTCCGCTCGGTCGAACCGGGCGACCGGGTGTTCGCCCCGTTCGTCGTCTCCTGCGGCCAGTGTGAGTTCTGTCGCAAGGGGCTGCACACCTCGTGTGTGGACGGCGACTCGTGGAGCGGCGAGAACGGCGGCGCACAGGGCGAGTACGTCCGCGCACCGCACGCCGACGGCACGCTCGTCCGGATGCCCGACCGGTACGCCGACGACGAGGACGTCCTGCGCTCTATCCTCCCCCTGACGGACGTGATGGGGACGGGCCACCACGCGGCCGTCTCGGCGGGCGTCGAGGCGGGGTCGACCTGCGTCGTCGTCGGCGACGGCGCCGTCGGCCTGTGTGGGGTCGCGGCGGCCCGACGGCTCGGGGCCGAGCGCATCGTCGCCGCGGGCCACCACGAGGACCGACTGGAGATGGCCGAGGCGATGGGCGCCACCGACACGGTGAGTGCCCGCGGCGAGGACGCCATCGAGGAGATACGCGACCTCACGAACGGCGGGGCGAACCACGTCCTCGAGTGCGTCGGTGCCGCGTCGTCGATGGAGACGGCCGTCGAGGTCGCGCGGCCGGGCGGCACCGTCGGCTACGTCGGCGTGCCCCACGGCCTCGACGGTGGCCTCGACCTCTACGACTTCTTCGGCAAGAACGTCTCGCTGGCCGGCGGTGTCGCTCCCGTCCGTGCCTACGCCGACGACCTGCTGGCCGACGTGCTGCAGGGGACCCTGGACCCGTCGCCCGTCTTCACGAAGACGGTGGACCTCGACGGGGTCCCCGAGGGGTACGCCGCGATGGACGAACGCGAGGCCGTGAAGGTGCTCGTCGAGGTGGACGCCTGA
- a CDS encoding class I SAM-dependent methyltransferase: MTDWAWDERFREGEYPVNAEPSPLLKRFVATLDGGRALDVATGTGRNAVYLAEHGHDVVGLDRSIEGLRLARERATERGVEDRCAWVQTDLGEHTFAAEAYDLITVSFFRVVDRLPDVMEALRPGGVLFVEHHLRTTDEVAVGPVGERYRFGANELLHGALSLTVLHFETRTERRDDGRRSAVGRVVARKTHGQRQSYPEVPDSVPDADSSSE; the protein is encoded by the coding sequence ATGACAGACTGGGCGTGGGACGAGCGGTTCCGCGAGGGGGAGTACCCCGTGAACGCCGAGCCGTCGCCCCTGCTGAAGCGGTTCGTCGCCACCCTCGATGGCGGTCGCGCACTCGACGTCGCCACGGGCACCGGCCGGAACGCCGTCTACCTCGCCGAGCACGGCCACGACGTGGTGGGGCTCGACCGCTCCATCGAGGGGCTCCGCCTCGCCCGCGAGCGGGCGACCGAGCGGGGCGTCGAGGACCGCTGTGCGTGGGTGCAGACCGACCTCGGGGAGCACACGTTCGCCGCCGAGGCGTACGACCTGATCACCGTCTCCTTCTTCCGGGTCGTCGACCGCCTGCCGGACGTGATGGAGGCGCTGCGGCCCGGTGGCGTCCTGTTCGTCGAGCACCACCTGCGGACGACCGACGAGGTGGCTGTCGGCCCCGTGGGCGAGCGCTACCGCTTCGGTGCGAACGAACTGCTCCACGGGGCGCTCTCGCTGACGGTGCTCCACTTCGAGACGCGGACCGAGCGACGGGACGACGGCCGGCGTTCGGCGGTGGGCCGCGTCGTCGCGCGGAAGACCCACGGCCAGCGCCAGTCCTACCCCGAGGTGCCGGACTCGGTTCCGGACGCCGACTCGTCGTCCGAGTAG
- a CDS encoding zinc ribbon domain-containing protein, producing the protein MSDELVDPRCPDCGEPVGTTATYCMHCSADLSDRGPIDAAAERSATGPTSTDGRDGDDGPLLDPDGAVDDSLTVVVGVVGGLVVGLVATFALLFFDAGLALLGVVVWVGATVYLVRRRTVQAAVSKAAYGVALVLLLVPLIPLSPAVETSTGGDRVVGAVVLTVLVGVPALVAAGVGYLASRYVPDSSVA; encoded by the coding sequence GTGAGCGACGAGCTGGTCGACCCGCGCTGTCCGGACTGCGGTGAGCCGGTCGGCACCACCGCGACCTACTGCATGCACTGCTCGGCCGACCTGAGCGACCGGGGGCCGATCGACGCGGCCGCCGAGCGGTCTGCGACGGGCCCGACGAGCACGGACGGTCGGGACGGCGACGACGGCCCCCTCCTCGACCCGGACGGGGCCGTCGACGACTCGCTGACCGTCGTCGTCGGCGTCGTCGGTGGCCTCGTCGTCGGCCTCGTCGCGACGTTCGCCCTCCTCTTCTTCGACGCCGGGCTCGCGCTCCTCGGCGTCGTCGTCTGGGTCGGGGCGACGGTGTACCTCGTCCGCCGCCGGACGGTCCAGGCGGCCGTCTCGAAGGCGGCCTACGGCGTCGCGCTCGTGCTGTTGCTCGTCCCGCTGATACCGCTCAGCCCGGCCGTCGAGACGTCGACCGGCGGCGACCGGGTGGTCGGCGCCGTCGTCCTCACGGTCCTCGTCGGCGTCCCGGCGCTCGTCGCGGCGGGAGTGGGCTACCTCGCCTCGCGCTACGTGCCCGACTCGTCGGTGGCCTGA
- a CDS encoding MFS transporter, whose protein sequence is MREASDTDPALRPAASALLGLGSLAYFLFLFVWFLLPAFLTPVIEQLGLSNTQAGLVSGGVQATYVPLALVSGLVVDRVGASRALGGGLVILGAAHALRGVAPGFPALLGATLLLGVGGTAITFGLPKLVADLFPPDRTGTASSVYLVAASLGTAVAFALGRPYLEPLLGGWRPVFVWSGVLVVAYGLLWLVVSHLLWSRTDHFGSDDVGGFTLGSAREDVRTVLSHPQLRLLVVVGSMHLFLSHGTQTWLAASLESAGVAAGLAATVATVFVLARTTGTLSVPAISDRIGLRRPAIVGCGVLAGVGLTGLVVSGQVSLLVGAVLVAGLGLGGVAPLVRSVPIELDGIGPRLTATANGFVFTVGEVGGFAGPFLVGSLRDTTGSFAPGFGLLAAGGLVVVVAGYLMVEPADYSDDESASGTESGTSG, encoded by the coding sequence GTGCGAGAGGCGAGCGACACGGACCCCGCACTCCGGCCGGCGGCCTCCGCCCTCCTCGGGCTCGGGAGCCTCGCGTACTTCCTGTTCCTGTTCGTCTGGTTCCTCCTCCCGGCGTTCCTCACGCCCGTCATCGAGCAACTCGGGCTGTCGAACACGCAGGCGGGGCTGGTCTCGGGGGGCGTGCAGGCCACGTACGTCCCGCTCGCGCTCGTCAGCGGTCTCGTCGTCGACCGGGTGGGTGCGAGCCGGGCGCTCGGCGGCGGGCTCGTGATTCTCGGGGCCGCCCACGCGCTCCGCGGCGTCGCCCCGGGCTTCCCCGCCCTCCTCGGGGCCACACTCCTCCTCGGCGTCGGCGGCACCGCCATCACGTTCGGACTCCCCAAACTCGTCGCCGACCTCTTCCCGCCGGACCGGACCGGGACCGCCTCCTCGGTGTACCTCGTCGCCGCGTCGCTCGGGACGGCCGTCGCCTTCGCGCTCGGTCGGCCCTACCTCGAACCGCTGCTCGGCGGGTGGCGCCCCGTCTTCGTCTGGAGCGGCGTCCTCGTCGTCGCCTACGGACTGCTCTGGCTGGTCGTCTCCCACCTGCTCTGGTCCCGGACCGACCACTTCGGGAGCGACGACGTCGGCGGGTTCACCCTCGGGTCGGCCCGCGAGGACGTCCGGACCGTGCTCTCGCACCCACAGCTCCGGTTGCTCGTCGTCGTCGGGTCGATGCACCTGTTCCTCTCGCACGGCACGCAGACGTGGCTCGCGGCGTCGCTGGAGTCGGCCGGCGTCGCCGCGGGGCTGGCGGCCACCGTCGCCACCGTCTTCGTCCTCGCGCGGACGACCGGCACGCTCTCGGTCCCCGCCATCTCCGACCGCATCGGCCTCCGGCGGCCCGCCATCGTCGGCTGTGGCGTCCTCGCGGGCGTCGGCCTGACGGGCCTCGTCGTGTCCGGGCAGGTCTCCCTCCTCGTCGGCGCGGTGCTCGTCGCCGGGCTCGGCCTCGGCGGCGTGGCGCCGCTCGTCCGCTCGGTCCCCATCGAACTCGACGGCATCGGGCCGCGGCTGACCGCCACGGCAAACGGCTTCGTCTTCACCGTCGGCGAGGTGGGCGGGTTCGCCGGCCCGTTCCTCGTCGGGAGCCTGCGAGACACGACGGGGTCGTTCGCCCCCGGCTTCGGCCTGCTCGCCGCGGGGGGCCTCGTCGTCGTCGTCGCGGGCTACCTGATGGTGGAACCGGCCGACTACTCGGACGACGAGTCGGCGTCCGGAACCGAGTCCGGCACCTCGGGGTAG